TTGACGTGCTCATCAAAGGTAGCATGATGATACACCTTCTCTATGATGACCTCTTCCATATATTTATTAGTGTATCTGTTGTTAAGGTGGACCTTCTTCACTTTACCGAGTTCCTTGTTAACGAGCTTCTAACTCTAACTGTGTGGAAAGAGCGTGGGTGACGTAGGCATTAAGACACAATTCTATGTAAGTTTTCTTAGCGTAGAGTGAAGTGTAGAAGACCCCATTCATTTGCAAGACTGTTATATCTAAGAAAGGTACTTTGCCTTTATTGTCCAATCTCACAAGTAAATCTAAATTCAGCTATTTGCTGGAAAGCGTCCTTCTACAGTACCAAGTGTTCTCTGTCAGTTACCTACAAGAAGAGGTCATCGCTATAGCTACAATAGATGTCAGGTTAAAGGTCCATATCAACCAGGACTTTCTCCTTATCAATGCTCATATAAAAAATTGCAAATATGACACCTAGGATAATGATATTATCTAATTATCTAATTGGTTGTACTCAAGTCATCAGGGATCAGAAAAGGTTCTTCTTTAGCACATGCTTCTAACAACTGCTTGCAACACTAAACGGCTCTTCCATGGTAGATGCCTGTGAATCTCTCAACAGCTTAACTAACTACTGTATTTTGAAACATTAAAGCTGAATGCATAGTAGCAAGTCGCTGAATCAACCTATATGAGGGTGAAGGTATCTACGTTATGATAAGATGAAGCTTATTGATCGTAACATTTTCACAAGTATAACCAGGTCTTACTTTCCATTAATTTTTGGCAGGTGGAATCCATTCAGCATTATCAGTATAAACCAATTTGATTACCTTGGTTTTCAATTTGTAGTAGAATCCTTCATCTTTTGGAACTTGGCATGATTAGGGAGGATAATGTTCAGATTCTCAATACTGTATATTCACATATTTTAATTATTTACATTGGAGACTTATCAACTTCTGAAGATTATGTTCTTAGTGTCATGAAGGACCTTACCTTCAATTGTTGTAAAGTGTTTCCTCCCTATACCATAAACTTTGTCTGTAGTGCATTCTCAGTGGTGACTTTCCTCTGTCTCAAGGCTGAATATGTCATCCAGCAGGATCTCTTAACTCCACCTTTCAGACCATCTAACTTGGTCAGGACATAACTTGGCAGTTAATGCCAAAATTAAGGAGAGAGATTTGGCCCTCACTGATATCGATTCCTGCAAGACTCGCCAAATAATGTCAGTTTCTTTGTAATCTTCGTCTCTGTGTTTGACGACGTCTGTCTACAATTTGGTCGAAGCATAGGTCAGAGGTTGATCTGTAGGCTGGCGTCAAAGGTAAGACAGTGTTCATCTGTTGGCTTGTACAGTATCAAGCTGTAGCTGGATTTTGTAAATACTGATTTCATTTTCAGCTTTGTAGATCTGATATCATAAAAGATCTTGGCAACACTATGTAGAAGGCCTGGTTTTTGCTCCTGGGCTATATTCAGTATCATATATCTGCAAGCTGACTGCTTCCAAAATATGTGCAAAATTGCTTCATTTAAAAGCAGGGGTCCAATTAGTACACTAACATACAATTCCACAAATCTGATGAGCCAAAGGCTCTCAACAGTTTTCCACTAAACATAATGTGAATTACTAACAGATTTATAATTTTGTTAATCACTTACCAAACCATCAACCAGAAGACCTGGTAGGAGACCTGGCCCTGAGAGCATTGTCATATTGTCCCCCGGGAGCACCACAAGGTAAATACTGTATGACTCGGCGTATGCCCCTCAGGAATCCGGTATGGACCCATCTTGCCTACTCATGGATAATAGATCAGTAACTGTATATGATATAATGGTTTTTACCTTTCTAGGCACAGTAGGCACTGTAGGAGTGGCAGTGATGACCTGCAGTGACCTGGTCCAGGAAGCTGTGTGCACTGATCTAAGCTAGCCAGCTGTTGCTATCATGGAAGTCAAGAGTGTGTCATATCTATATTAGTGTAGAAAGATGGAACCAGCACTAACCTCAGCTTGATAGCCATTGTAGTGGTCTGCAGTGTAGGTCACTACCTGCTTGCGACCATCGGGGAGGCGCACATAGTACTTTCCCTTTACCACATTTCCGTCAGAATTCTCAGAGTGGCCGAAGTCGCTGCCCGTCGCATGATCAGCCACACCATAACCAAAGTCATAAGGTATGGGAGCCTGTTGGCATAACGTGGATCAAGTAAAGGTAAATG
The sequence above is a segment of the Procambarus clarkii isolate CNS0578487 chromosome 44, FALCON_Pclarkii_2.0, whole genome shotgun sequence genome. Coding sequences within it:
- the LOC138350248 gene encoding adult-specific cuticular protein ACP-20-like, yielding MARQQPVLLQRTSHFTHALHEAPIPYDFGYGVADHATGSDFGHSENSDGNVVKGKYYVRLPDGRKQVVTYTADHYNGYQAEVSYEGQAYYPDHSAPVYG